Proteins from a genomic interval of Sphingobacterium sp. SYP-B4668:
- a CDS encoding RNA polymerase sigma factor gives MKTDIGYFQDFKNGRESALKYLMARYGKELRFFARSIIHNKEMAEEIVSDTFFKLWLRRDKVVKECNIKAFLFIATRNACYDYIDSSQYKRYLDAVAIEEETAMADDDIMTRIIRVELTQLIVSELDKLPEQQAAVFKMTYLEDLNVDEICARLNTTASNVYFARSKAISTLKETFKRKNVLIYILFCCLSVSIRM, from the coding sequence ATGAAAACCGATATTGGATATTTTCAAGATTTTAAAAATGGCCGTGAGTCTGCCCTAAAATATCTGATGGCTAGATATGGTAAAGAGCTGCGCTTCTTTGCGCGCTCAATCATTCACAATAAGGAGATGGCTGAAGAAATTGTATCTGATACTTTTTTCAAGCTCTGGTTGCGTCGAGACAAGGTAGTAAAGGAGTGTAATATAAAGGCTTTTCTGTTTATCGCCACACGTAATGCTTGCTATGACTACATCGATTCCTCACAGTATAAGAGATATTTGGATGCTGTTGCGATCGAGGAGGAAACTGCGATGGCGGATGACGACATCATGACTAGGATAATTCGGGTGGAATTGACTCAACTGATCGTGTCCGAATTGGACAAGCTTCCCGAGCAACAAGCGGCAGTATTCAAAATGACATATTTAGAAGACCTTAATGTAGACGAAATTTGCGCTAGACTCAATACAACTGCAAGCAATGTCTATTTTGCGCGATCAAAGGCAATATCCACTCTCAAGGAAACTTTTAAAAGAAAGAATGTACTTATCTACATCTTATTCTGTTGTCTATCCGTGTCAATCAGGATGTAA
- a CDS encoding sialate O-acetylesterase, which produces MMNRKIFFGIYCWLFVLGCSDSRGGDMPTPTEPDKTASSKLEVKNNLQSNMVLQQNSNFTISGIGTPDQYVTIATSWEDLTPEEVKVDQSGKWSKTIRTPAGSFTVQSIKVSGKSSLTFNDILIGEVWLCSGQSNMWYPMKDALGGLDEMLKADASNGIRLLNVQQVQSDIPTNKLNATWQKCAAGSLEWFSAVGYYFAKHLRQTLQVPIGIINASWGDTTGEVWAERNAILAQSSIRDAALLQDKQPRADPFSPFKIGSAYNAMIYPLHDIPVTGAIWYQGEANMDNPAYYPELLETLVQSWRTLWNKSAKDFSFYIAQICPYKRMYDFKTNYANPNMRFAQLQASTKIAHSGLISNDDIADLEDIHPKNKRDVGLRFAYLALADKYNRPEGDRSPVFDRLTHDGSKMIIDFKFAEAGLKTRDGAPPTQFEIAGEDRQFYPAHGEILGNKVILSSSNVPSPTAARLGWSYTKVSNLVSSSGLPVSIFKTYTWADLQEEK; this is translated from the coding sequence ATGATGAATAGGAAAATTTTCTTTGGAATATACTGCTGGTTGTTTGTACTGGGATGTTCGGATTCGAGAGGTGGGGATATGCCTACGCCAACTGAGCCCGACAAAACAGCATCATCCAAACTGGAGGTCAAAAATAATCTCCAAAGCAACATGGTATTGCAGCAAAACAGCAATTTTACCATATCCGGGATTGGAACCCCAGACCAATACGTAACCATTGCGACGAGTTGGGAAGATTTAACTCCCGAAGAAGTTAAGGTGGATCAGTCAGGCAAATGGTCTAAGACCATTCGTACACCGGCAGGCAGTTTTACAGTACAATCGATTAAGGTATCTGGAAAAAGTAGTTTGACATTCAACGACATTTTGATCGGTGAAGTGTGGCTATGCTCCGGCCAATCAAATATGTGGTATCCAATGAAAGATGCGCTCGGTGGATTGGATGAGATGCTCAAGGCGGATGCATCGAATGGGATACGCTTATTGAATGTACAACAGGTACAGTCGGACATCCCGACCAACAAATTGAATGCCACGTGGCAAAAATGTGCTGCCGGCTCTTTAGAATGGTTCAGTGCTGTAGGTTACTATTTTGCCAAACATCTCCGACAGACCCTCCAGGTGCCCATTGGGATTATCAACGCCAGCTGGGGCGACACCACGGGAGAGGTTTGGGCCGAACGTAATGCTATACTGGCCCAGTCTTCTATACGTGACGCCGCATTACTCCAAGATAAACAGCCACGAGCCGATCCCTTTTCACCATTTAAGATAGGCTCGGCGTACAATGCGATGATCTATCCGTTACACGATATACCTGTCACTGGAGCCATATGGTATCAAGGAGAGGCCAATATGGACAATCCAGCATACTATCCAGAGTTGTTAGAGACGTTGGTCCAAAGTTGGCGGACCTTATGGAACAAATCAGCAAAGGACTTTTCTTTTTACATAGCCCAAATATGCCCTTACAAACGCATGTATGATTTCAAGACCAATTATGCCAATCCCAATATGCGATTCGCACAACTTCAGGCCAGTACAAAAATAGCACATAGTGGCTTGATCAGCAATGATGATATAGCCGATTTAGAGGATATACATCCCAAGAATAAAAGAGATGTCGGGTTACGATTCGCCTATCTAGCATTAGCGGATAAATATAACAGACCCGAAGGTGATCGATCTCCGGTTTTTGACCGATTAACCCATGATGGAAGTAAGATGATAATTGATTTTAAATTTGCAGAAGCAGGGTTAAAGACAAGAGATGGAGCACCGCCTACGCAATTTGAAATAGCAGGCGAAGACAGACAGTTTTATCCTGCACATGGAGAGATTTTGGGCAATAAGGTTATACTTAGCTCGTCTAATGTACCAAGTCCTACGGCGGCACGGCTTGGATGGAGTTATACTAAGGTCAGCAATCTGGTCAGTAGTAGTGGACTGCCCGTCAGCATCTTTAAGACGTATACATGGGCAGACCTTCAGGAGGAGAAGTAA